The following are encoded together in the Dama dama isolate Ldn47 chromosome 27, ASM3311817v1, whole genome shotgun sequence genome:
- the ARK2C gene encoding E3 ubiquitin-protein ligase ARK2C, whose translation MVLVHVGYLVLPVFGSVRNRGAPFQRSQLPHATSCRHFHLGPPQPQQLAPDFPLAHPVQSQPGLSAHMAPAHQHSGALHQSLTPLPALQFQDVTGPSFLPQALHQQYLLQQQLLEAQHRRLVSHPRRSQERVSVHPHRLHPSFDFGHQLQTPQPRYLAEGTDWDLSVDAGLSSAQFQVRPVPQHYQHYLATLRMHHFPRNSSSTQMVVHEIRNYPYPQLHFLALQGLNPSRHTSAVRESYEELLQLEDRLGNVTRGAVQNTIERFTFPHKYKKRRPLDGKGKKEEGEESDTDEKCTICLSLLEDGEDVRRLPCMHLFHQLCVDQWLAMSKKCPICRVDIETQLGADS comes from the exons GTGCCCCCTTTCAAAGGTCTCAGCTTCCTCACGCTACCTCCTGCCGCCACTTCCACCTGGGCCCCCCGCAGCCGCAGCAGCTCGCCccagacttccccctggcccacCCCGTGCAGTCGCAGCCGGGCCTCAGCGCCCACATGGCCCCGGCCCACCAGCACAGCGGCGCCCTGCACCAGTCGCTGACCCCGCTGCCCGCCCTGCAGTTCCAGGACGTCACAGGTCCCTCCTTCCTACCTCAGGCCCTGCACCAGCAATACCTcctgcagcagcagctcctggaaGCCCAGCACCGCCGGCTCGTCTCGCACCCGAG GCGGAGTCAGGAGCGCGTGTCTGTCCATCCCCACCGCCTCCACCCCAGCTTCGACTTCGGCCACCAACTACAGACACCTCAGCCCAGGTATTTGGCTGAGGGCACTGACTG GGATCTCAGTGTGGACGCCGGCTTGAGTTCTGCTCAGTTCCAGGTGCGGCCCGTCCCTCAGCACTATCAGCATTACCTAGCAACTCTTCGAATGCACCATTTCCCCCGAAACTCCTCCTCCACGCAGATG GTCGTCCATGAAATCCGAAACTACCCTTACCCTCAGCTTCACTTCCTTGctctccagggactgaaccccagcaGACACACCTCCGCTGTGCGGGAGAGCTATGAG GAGCTGCTGCAGCTCGAGGACAGGTTGGGAAACGTGACTCGGGGAGCAGTACAGAACACCATCGAGAGGTTCACCTTCCCCCACAAGTACAAGAAG CGAAGACCCCTGGATGGGAAGGgcaagaaggaggagggagaggagtcaGACACCGATGAGAAATGCACGATCTGCCTGTCTCTGCTGGAAGATGGAGAAGATGTGAG GCGCCTCCCCTGTATGCATCTCTTTCATCAACTGTGTGTGGACCAGTGGCTCGCCATGAGCAAGAAATGCCCCATCTGCCGAGTGGACATTGAGACACAACTGGGAGCCGACAGCTGA